Genomic segment of Truepera radiovictrix DSM 17093:
GTGTTGGCGACCGCACTCCGGCTCTTCCCCACCGCCTGCGCGACCGCCTCCTGGTTGAGGCCAAAGTCCATCAGCTGCTTAAAGGCGCGCGCCTCCTCCACCGCGCTGAGGCTCTCGCGCTGCAGGTTTTCGATCAGGGCGATTTCGAGGGTCTCGCGGTCGGTCAGCGGTTTGACGATCGCCGGTACCGTCGCCAACCCGACCTGCTGCGCCGCACGGAAGCGCCGCTCGCCAGCGACGATCTCGTAACCCGAGTCGGCGGGGCGGACGAGCAGGGGTTGCAACACCCCTTTCTGCGCCACCGAACTCGCCAACTCGGCGATCGCCGCAGGGTCGATCCGTTTGCGCGGTTGAAACGCCGACACCCTGAGCGCCTCAAGGGGGAGCTGCTCGATACCGCGACCTTTTTCTACCTTGGGCAAGAGCGCGTCGAGGCCCCGCCCCAGGCTGCTACGTTTGGCTGACACGCGCGATCACCTCTTCAGCGAGACGACGATAGGCTTGCGCACCCTGCGATGAAGGGGCGAAGGCGAAGATCGACTGACCGTACGAAGGCGCTTCGGCGAGCCGGACGTTGCGCGGGATGACCGCTTCAAAGACGAGCTCACCGAAGTGTTGCCGAACGTTCGCCTCGACCTCTTGCGACAACCTCGTCCGACTGTCGAACATCGTGAGCAAAATCCCGAGCACCTGCAGCTTGGGGTTGAGCGAGCTGCGCAACCGCTCGACCGTCTCCATCATGCCCGCGATCCCCTCGAGCGCGTAGTACTCGGTCTGCAGAGGGATCACGAGGTGGTCGGCGGCCACGAGCGCGTTCAGCGTCAACGCGCCGATCGAAGGGGGAGCGTCGAGCACGATAAAGTCGAAGTTGGGGCGCACACCGATAAGCGCTTTTGTCAAAAGCCGCATGTTCTCCGAGGTCGCGTCGAGCTCGAGGGCGGCTCCGGAGAGCTCCATCGAGGCGGGCAACACCTTGAGGTCGGGGAGCTCGGTGTCGGCGACAGCGCGGCGGGCCGAGACCTCACCGATCAAGACGTCGTAGACGGTGCGCTCCGGTGAGCGGATGCCGAGCCCGCTGCTCGCATTCGCCTGCGGATCGAGGTCGACGAGGAGTACCCGACGCCCTTCGGCAAGCGCCGCAGCGAGGTTGATCGCGCTCGTCGTCTTCCCCACGCCACCCTTTTGGTTGATCACCCCCACGATCGGCAACGTCGTCCTCCCAGAGCCGAAAACTGCAGCGCGCGGAGCGCCACGCGGTATCGCAAGCCGCATAGCCGCCGTGCTACCCGGCAGCAGGCGATGGCAAGGCGCTCGGAGGCGCCTCGAAGCGTAACCCGATTACCCTACCATGTGCCGGCAGCGGTGCGGAGAGCAGGGTGAGGGGCCGCTTTGCAAGGCCCGACACCGCTGCCAACTCCGCGTGTAGCGCCGCGTCATCGTCACCGCGGCGGGCGACGAGCGTCACCGCAGCACCGTGAAGGTGCGCTGTCGTGGTGTAGAGGAGGGGAAAGCTGCCCACCGCTTGCGCCGTTACCCACGCCACGCGCCCCACGTCGTCCGGGGACAACGCACGCGCGTCGGTAGCCATCACGCGGACGTTAGCGAGCTGCAGGTGGGCGACGACGAGTTCGAGAAAGCGTGCACGCTTGCGCCGCCGCTCGACGAGGATCAGCGGCGCGTCCGGAAAGCGAAGCGCCAGGGGGATACCCGGTAGCCCGACCCCCGAGCCGAGATCGAGAAGACGCTCAGCGGGGGAGAGGTGCGGCTCGATGAGATCGGCGTACACCAAGCTCTCCGCCACTTTGTCCTCGAAGTTCTCGATGGCGCGGGGCGACATGAGGTCGAGTGCGCCGCTATAGCGGCGCACCAGCGCCGCATAACCGGCGAGCTGCGCCGCGAGGTCATGTTTCACGTGAAACATCTTATCTGCAAAGACGTCAGCACGGTCTTCCGTGCCCTCTCGTCAACGCGGCGGCGCCGCAACGGCGAGGTTTTCCGGGGATGGCCACCCGTTAGGCGGATGACGCAGCGAGGGGGGTGTCGCCGCTACGCCGCCTGCAGTGCACCAGCAGCGCGGTCAGGTCGCTGTCACGTACGCCGCGCAGCCGCCCAGCTGCACCCAGGGTCGCGGGCCGCTCCCGCAGCAGCACTTCGAGCCCCTCCGCCGAAAGACTCCCCACGCGCCGGAAGTCCGTCCGCGTGAGGTCGAGCGTTTCATAGGCGGCGCGCGCCTGCAGTTCGCGGCGGCTGCGTTCGATGTAGGCGGCGTACTTCGTGAGGATCTCGACCTTGCGCGCCTCTTCAGGCGACAGCGGCGGCGTCGGGGGACCGAGGCGCTCGAGGAGCGCGGCGTAATGCATTCCGGGGCGGCAGAGCACGCGGTCTGCGGGCACCCCGTCGATACGCGTGCGCCGCAAGCGTTCGAGCTCGGCGGCAACCGCAGCTTCGCTCCGGCGCAGCGCGCGCAGCGCCGCGTCGTCGCGCAGCCCCCAAGCGTGGCCGAGGGGCAAGAGCCGCTCATCGGCGTTGTCCTGGCGGTGCAGGAGGCGGTACTCGTTACGCGAGGTGAGCATCCGGTAGGGCTCATCGATCCCCCAACGCACAAGGTCGTCGAGGAGCACGCCGATGTACCCTTCGTCGCGGCGGACGCTCACCGGTCTTTGCCCCGCAGCGAAGCGCGCCGCGTTGACGCCGGCGACGAGGCCCTGCGCCGCGGCCTCCTCGTAACCGCTCGTGCCATTGATCTGCCCCGCGCTAAAGAGGCCCGGTAGGCGTTTAGACATGAGCGTTGTGTCCAGCTGGGTGGGGTCGAGCGCGTCGTACTCTACCGCATAAGCGTAGCGCTGGATCACCGCCCTTTCAAACC
This window contains:
- a CDS encoding 16S rRNA (guanine(527)-N(7))-methyltransferase RsmG is translated as MKHDLAAQLAGYAALVRRYSGALDLMSPRAIENFEDKVAESLVYADLIEPHLSPAERLLDLGSGVGLPGIPLALRFPDAPLILVERRRKRARFLELVVAHLQLANVRVMATDARALSPDDVGRVAWVTAQAVGSFPLLYTTTAHLHGAAVTLVARRGDDDAALHAELAAVSGLAKRPLTLLSAPLPAHGRVIGLRFEAPPSALPSPAAG
- a CDS encoding ParB/RepB/Spo0J family partition protein encodes the protein MSAKRSSLGRGLDALLPKVEKGRGIEQLPLEALRVSAFQPRKRIDPAAIAELASSVAQKGVLQPLLVRPADSGYEIVAGERRFRAAQQVGLATVPAIVKPLTDRETLEIALIENLQRESLSAVEEARAFKQLMDFGLNQEAVAQAVGKSRSAVANTLRLLQLDGEALAALDEGRISAGHARAILSLPEAARPWALRRILEEGLSVRQAERLEYPAEAVAGGGVPEGRTKAPAPTAPPHAEDEVAARAHLEAGLTRHLGTKVRIVGATKGRIELHFFSPDELQRLLELLHYRA
- a CDS encoding ParA family protein; amino-acid sequence: MPIVGVINQKGGVGKTTSAINLAAALAEGRRVLLVDLDPQANASSGLGIRSPERTVYDVLIGEVSARRAVADTELPDLKVLPASMELSGAALELDATSENMRLLTKALIGVRPNFDFIVLDAPPSIGALTLNALVAADHLVIPLQTEYYALEGIAGMMETVERLRSSLNPKLQVLGILLTMFDSRTRLSQEVEANVRQHFGELVFEAVIPRNVRLAEAPSYGQSIFAFAPSSQGAQAYRRLAEEVIARVSQT